One window of Lagenorhynchus albirostris chromosome 16, mLagAlb1.1, whole genome shotgun sequence genomic DNA carries:
- the RASGEF1A gene encoding ras-GEF domain-containing family member 1A isoform X2, which yields MPQTSVVFSSILGPSCSGQVQPGMGERGGGVSSSGDLVFQDGRLISGSLEALMEHLVPTVDYYPDRTYIFTFLLSSRVFIPPHDLLARVGQICLEQRQQLEAGSDKARLKSFSAKIVQLLKEWTEAFPYDFQDEKAMAELKAITHRVTQCDEENGTVKKAIAQMTQSLLLSLAARSQLQELREKLRSPAMDKGPILKAKPPAAQKDILGVCCDPLVLAQQLTHIELERVSSIHPEDLMQIVSHMDSRDKHRCRGDLIKTYSLEAYDNWFNCLSMLVATEVCRVVKKKHRTRMLEFFIDVARECFNIGNFNSMMAIISGMNLSPVARLKKTWSKVKTAKFDVLEHHMDPSSNFCNYRTALQGATQRSQMANSSREKIVIPVFNLFVKDIYFLHKIHTNHLPNGHINFKKFWDISRQIHEFMTWTQVECPFEKDKKIQSYLLTAPIYSEEALFIASFESEGPENHMEKDSWKTLRTTLLNRA from the exons ATGCCCCAGACGTCCGTGGTCTTCTCCAGCATCCTCGGGCCCAGCTGTAGTGGACAGGTGCAGCCCGGCATGGGGGAGCGAGGAGGTGGGGTCAGCAGCTCCGGGGACCTCGTCTTCCAAGACGGACGTCTCATCTCCGGGTCCCTGGAGGCCCTGATGGAGCACTTGGTCCCCACAGTGGACTATTACCCCGAT AGGACGTACATCTTCACGTTTCTCTTGAGCTCCCGGGTCTTCATCCCCCCTCATGACCTGCTGGCCCGCGTGGGGCAGATctgcctggagcagaggcagcagctggAGGCCGGATCTGATAAG gccaGGCTGAAGTCCTTCTCAGCCAAGATCGTGCAGCTACTGAAGGAGTGGACAGAGGCCTTCCCCTACGACTTCCAGGACGAGAAGGCCATGGCCGAACTGAAAGCCATCACCCACCGGGTCACACAGTGTGACGAG gAGAATGGCACGGTGAAGAAGGCCATCGCCCAAATGACGCAGAGCCTGCTGCTGTCCCTGGCTGCCCGGAGCCAGCTTCAGGAGCTGCGTGAGAAGCTCCGCTCACCGGCCATGGACAAAGGGCCCATCCTCAAGGCCAAGCCGCCAGCCGCGCAGAAGGACATCCTGGGCGTGTGCTGTGACCCCCTGGTGTTGGCCCAGCAGCTGACTCACATCGAGCTG GAGAGGGTCAGCAGCATCCACCCTGAGGACCTGATGCAGATCGTCAGCCACATGGACTCTCGGGACAAGCATAGG TGCCGAGGAGACCTGATTAAGACCTACAGCCTGGAGGCCTACGACAACTGGTTCAACTGCCTCAGCATGCTGGTGGCCACCGAGGTGTGCCGG GTGGTGAAGAAGAAGCATCGGACTCGCATGCTGGAGTTCTTCATCGATGTGGCCCGAGAGTGCTTCAACATCGGGAACTTCAACTCCATGATGGCCATCATCT CTGGCATGAACCTCAGTCCTGTGGCAAGGCTGAAGAAAACCTGGTCCAAAGTCAAGACGGCCAAGTTCGACGTCTTAGAG CACCACATGGACCCATCCAGCAACTTCTGCAACTACCGCACAGCCCTGCAGGGGGCCACACAGAGATCCCAGATGGCCAATAGCAGCCGGGAGAAGATCGTCATCCCTGTGTTCAACCTCTTCGTTAAGGACATCTACTTCCTGCACAAAATCCACACCAACCACCTGCCCAATGGACACATTAACTTCAAG AAATTTTGGGACATCTCCAGACAGATCCATGAGTTCATGACATGGACACAGGTAGAGTGTCCCTTCGAGAAGGACAAGAAGATTCAGAGTTACCTGCTGACGGCTCCCATCTACAGCGAGGAAG CTCTCTTCATCGCCTCCTTCGAAAGTGAAGGTCCCGAGAACCACATGGAAAAGGACAGCTGGAAGACCCTCAG GACCACTCTCCTTAACAGAGCCTGA
- the RASGEF1A gene encoding ras-GEF domain-containing family member 1A isoform X1, translated as MFLEPQETMPQTSVVFSSILGPSCSGQVQPGMGERGGGVSSSGDLVFQDGRLISGSLEALMEHLVPTVDYYPDRTYIFTFLLSSRVFIPPHDLLARVGQICLEQRQQLEAGSDKARLKSFSAKIVQLLKEWTEAFPYDFQDEKAMAELKAITHRVTQCDEENGTVKKAIAQMTQSLLLSLAARSQLQELREKLRSPAMDKGPILKAKPPAAQKDILGVCCDPLVLAQQLTHIELERVSSIHPEDLMQIVSHMDSRDKHRCRGDLIKTYSLEAYDNWFNCLSMLVATEVCRVVKKKHRTRMLEFFIDVARECFNIGNFNSMMAIISGMNLSPVARLKKTWSKVKTAKFDVLEHHMDPSSNFCNYRTALQGATQRSQMANSSREKIVIPVFNLFVKDIYFLHKIHTNHLPNGHINFKKFWDISRQIHEFMTWTQVECPFEKDKKIQSYLLTAPIYSEEALFIASFESEGPENHMEKDSWKTLRTTLLNRA; from the exons GAAACTATGCCCCAGACGTCCGTGGTCTTCTCCAGCATCCTCGGGCCCAGCTGTAGTGGACAGGTGCAGCCCGGCATGGGGGAGCGAGGAGGTGGGGTCAGCAGCTCCGGGGACCTCGTCTTCCAAGACGGACGTCTCATCTCCGGGTCCCTGGAGGCCCTGATGGAGCACTTGGTCCCCACAGTGGACTATTACCCCGAT AGGACGTACATCTTCACGTTTCTCTTGAGCTCCCGGGTCTTCATCCCCCCTCATGACCTGCTGGCCCGCGTGGGGCAGATctgcctggagcagaggcagcagctggAGGCCGGATCTGATAAG gccaGGCTGAAGTCCTTCTCAGCCAAGATCGTGCAGCTACTGAAGGAGTGGACAGAGGCCTTCCCCTACGACTTCCAGGACGAGAAGGCCATGGCCGAACTGAAAGCCATCACCCACCGGGTCACACAGTGTGACGAG gAGAATGGCACGGTGAAGAAGGCCATCGCCCAAATGACGCAGAGCCTGCTGCTGTCCCTGGCTGCCCGGAGCCAGCTTCAGGAGCTGCGTGAGAAGCTCCGCTCACCGGCCATGGACAAAGGGCCCATCCTCAAGGCCAAGCCGCCAGCCGCGCAGAAGGACATCCTGGGCGTGTGCTGTGACCCCCTGGTGTTGGCCCAGCAGCTGACTCACATCGAGCTG GAGAGGGTCAGCAGCATCCACCCTGAGGACCTGATGCAGATCGTCAGCCACATGGACTCTCGGGACAAGCATAGG TGCCGAGGAGACCTGATTAAGACCTACAGCCTGGAGGCCTACGACAACTGGTTCAACTGCCTCAGCATGCTGGTGGCCACCGAGGTGTGCCGG GTGGTGAAGAAGAAGCATCGGACTCGCATGCTGGAGTTCTTCATCGATGTGGCCCGAGAGTGCTTCAACATCGGGAACTTCAACTCCATGATGGCCATCATCT CTGGCATGAACCTCAGTCCTGTGGCAAGGCTGAAGAAAACCTGGTCCAAAGTCAAGACGGCCAAGTTCGACGTCTTAGAG CACCACATGGACCCATCCAGCAACTTCTGCAACTACCGCACAGCCCTGCAGGGGGCCACACAGAGATCCCAGATGGCCAATAGCAGCCGGGAGAAGATCGTCATCCCTGTGTTCAACCTCTTCGTTAAGGACATCTACTTCCTGCACAAAATCCACACCAACCACCTGCCCAATGGACACATTAACTTCAAG AAATTTTGGGACATCTCCAGACAGATCCATGAGTTCATGACATGGACACAGGTAGAGTGTCCCTTCGAGAAGGACAAGAAGATTCAGAGTTACCTGCTGACGGCTCCCATCTACAGCGAGGAAG CTCTCTTCATCGCCTCCTTCGAAAGTGAAGGTCCCGAGAACCACATGGAAAAGGACAGCTGGAAGACCCTCAG GACCACTCTCCTTAACAGAGCCTGA
- the RASGEF1A gene encoding ras-GEF domain-containing family member 1A isoform X3 has translation MFLEPQRTYIFTFLLSSRVFIPPHDLLARVGQICLEQRQQLEAGSDKARLKSFSAKIVQLLKEWTEAFPYDFQDEKAMAELKAITHRVTQCDEENGTVKKAIAQMTQSLLLSLAARSQLQELREKLRSPAMDKGPILKAKPPAAQKDILGVCCDPLVLAQQLTHIELERVSSIHPEDLMQIVSHMDSRDKHRCRGDLIKTYSLEAYDNWFNCLSMLVATEVCRVVKKKHRTRMLEFFIDVARECFNIGNFNSMMAIISGMNLSPVARLKKTWSKVKTAKFDVLEHHMDPSSNFCNYRTALQGATQRSQMANSSREKIVIPVFNLFVKDIYFLHKIHTNHLPNGHINFKKFWDISRQIHEFMTWTQVECPFEKDKKIQSYLLTAPIYSEEALFIASFESEGPENHMEKDSWKTLRTTLLNRA, from the exons AGGACGTACATCTTCACGTTTCTCTTGAGCTCCCGGGTCTTCATCCCCCCTCATGACCTGCTGGCCCGCGTGGGGCAGATctgcctggagcagaggcagcagctggAGGCCGGATCTGATAAG gccaGGCTGAAGTCCTTCTCAGCCAAGATCGTGCAGCTACTGAAGGAGTGGACAGAGGCCTTCCCCTACGACTTCCAGGACGAGAAGGCCATGGCCGAACTGAAAGCCATCACCCACCGGGTCACACAGTGTGACGAG gAGAATGGCACGGTGAAGAAGGCCATCGCCCAAATGACGCAGAGCCTGCTGCTGTCCCTGGCTGCCCGGAGCCAGCTTCAGGAGCTGCGTGAGAAGCTCCGCTCACCGGCCATGGACAAAGGGCCCATCCTCAAGGCCAAGCCGCCAGCCGCGCAGAAGGACATCCTGGGCGTGTGCTGTGACCCCCTGGTGTTGGCCCAGCAGCTGACTCACATCGAGCTG GAGAGGGTCAGCAGCATCCACCCTGAGGACCTGATGCAGATCGTCAGCCACATGGACTCTCGGGACAAGCATAGG TGCCGAGGAGACCTGATTAAGACCTACAGCCTGGAGGCCTACGACAACTGGTTCAACTGCCTCAGCATGCTGGTGGCCACCGAGGTGTGCCGG GTGGTGAAGAAGAAGCATCGGACTCGCATGCTGGAGTTCTTCATCGATGTGGCCCGAGAGTGCTTCAACATCGGGAACTTCAACTCCATGATGGCCATCATCT CTGGCATGAACCTCAGTCCTGTGGCAAGGCTGAAGAAAACCTGGTCCAAAGTCAAGACGGCCAAGTTCGACGTCTTAGAG CACCACATGGACCCATCCAGCAACTTCTGCAACTACCGCACAGCCCTGCAGGGGGCCACACAGAGATCCCAGATGGCCAATAGCAGCCGGGAGAAGATCGTCATCCCTGTGTTCAACCTCTTCGTTAAGGACATCTACTTCCTGCACAAAATCCACACCAACCACCTGCCCAATGGACACATTAACTTCAAG AAATTTTGGGACATCTCCAGACAGATCCATGAGTTCATGACATGGACACAGGTAGAGTGTCCCTTCGAGAAGGACAAGAAGATTCAGAGTTACCTGCTGACGGCTCCCATCTACAGCGAGGAAG CTCTCTTCATCGCCTCCTTCGAAAGTGAAGGTCCCGAGAACCACATGGAAAAGGACAGCTGGAAGACCCTCAG GACCACTCTCCTTAACAGAGCCTGA